GCCTTTTATCTCCGTCACACGCAACTAGAGGCGGGATCCAGTAATCGTTTAGACCTTTATCGTATTGCCTTAGTATCGCTTCGCGGAGATTCACAAAATCACCTCATAAATTGGAAAGCGCCTCTTTCCACCGGTGGATGACGTTCATGTTCTCTTCCAGTACCCTCATTCCATCTCCCGGTACGAAGCCTTCGATCGATACGGTGCCCCTATAAAATTGCGATAGTTCCTTCAGCACAGGCAGAAAATCGTATGCTCCTCTGGAGAGGGGAAGGTGAACTTTCTCCAGACTGGAGTTGCTCACGTGTACGTTGTAGATCTTTTTAAGCCTCTTCATATAATCAACGATACTCACGTTCAATTGAGCGGGCTCAATGGAGCCTTTGTAGTGGGTTGCGGCGTGGGCTATATCGAAAGTCGTTCCCAGTGAGTCGAGATTGACGATGTCGAGAAGAGCGTTAAGATCCTCCGGAGCTATCACCAGTTCGCCCGGTTTCCTTTCCATAACTTCCACCCCGACTTTAATTCCCAGCTCTTTTGCCTTTTTACCGATCCTGAAAAGAGCCTGCGTCTGTTCCTCGAAGAAATCCTCCGGGCTGTCCTTGGAAGAGGACATATGTCCCGGGTGAACCGTTACGACTTCTATGCCTAGCCGGTAAGCTATCTCGAGAGCTTCGAGCGTCTGCCTGACCGACTCGGCCTTTATCCCGGGGTTGGAGGAGGTGATGTTGACGTCTCTGGTGGGAGCGTGAAGCGTACGCTTCAGCCCCATAGAATCCATGAAGCCGCGCAAATCTTCCAGCGAGGATCTCTCCTTCCACAGATGCTCGACCCAGATCTCAACGCCATCGACCTTCTTCTGCGCGAAGATTTCGAGCGCGTCCTTCAAAGGAAAATCTATCAGTACGTTGGAACTTAAAAGAAAATCCATCGTCTCATCTCCATATTGAAGCTATTGCTGCAAAGCTAATAAGTATTTCGGCAATAATGAAGCTATCACTTCAGCAATAGGATATCACACGAGACCTCAAAAAAAGAAACGCACCAGGAAAATATCGAACGTAAGAACCTGGACGCACGCGTCGGAATGAACATCCCCCTTACTGCTTTTTTTGCTCTTCTATACACACGGTTTCTCTTATCTATGATCAGATGTTATTATTGTTTCGAATATTTTCCTGGGAGGGATCATCTTGTCAAGAGTAAAGATAAGCATTATCGGCGCCGGCAGCGCTGTCTTCTCGCTCAGGCTGGTGAGCGACCTGTGTAAAACCCGCGGTCTCCACGGGAGCGAAGTGACTCTCATGGATATCGATGAGAACCGGCTGAAGGCGGTACAGATCCTCGCTACAAAATTCGCCTCGGAGATGAAAACCGAATTAACCTTCAAAAGCACGACCGACCTTCAAGAGGCTATAAAGGGAAGCGACTTCGTGATCAACACCGCGCTGGTAGGCGGGCACGCCTTTCTCGACAGAATGAGGGCGATCGGTGAGAAGCATGGTTATTTCAGGGGTATAGACAGTCAGGAGTTCAATATGGTCTCGGACTATTACACTCTGACCAACTGGAACCAGCTCTCATACTTCCTCCAGATCGCCCGAACGATGGAAGAGCTCAGCCCCGACGCATGGCTTCTTCAGGCTGCCAACCCGGTCTTCGAAGGTACCACTCTGATTAGACGCAATAGCAAGATAAAGATGATAGGCTTCTGCCATGGTCATTACGACGTCTTCGAAGTGGCAGAGACTCTCGGTCTTGAGAGAGAGAAGATAGACTGGCAGGTCGCCGGTGTGAACCACGGGATATGGATGAACAGGTTCAGGTACGAAGGAAGAGACGCCTATCCTATCCTAGACAGATACATCGCCGAAAAGGGTGCGGAGCCTTTCAGGCCGGTCAGTCCCTTCAAAATACAGATGTCACCGGCCTCGTTGGAGATGTACGGCTTCTACGGTATCATGCCAATCGGCGATACGGTAAGGAACAGCAGCTGGAAGTACCACTACGATCAGGAGACACTCGAGAGATGGTACGGAAGCCCATGGGGCAGTCCCGATTCGGAACCGGGCTGGCAATGGTACAAAGATCAGCTAGGTCAGATCACACAGGCCACGATGGGACTGGCCCAGGCTATTGCCTACTATCCACAGGCTAGCCTCGAGATGCTCGTGACCGAGGGTGCGAAGAGCCTCTCGGGTGACTTCACAGGCGAGGCGATGAAGCTCTACGATCCCTCCCAAATGAGCGGCGAGCAGCACATACCATTTATAGACGCCATAGTGAACAACAACGCCTCAAGATTCGTGGTCAACACTCTTAACGAAGGTACGATAAGTGGAATCGACGACGATGTCGCCGTAGAGGTCACGGCCGTCGTCGATAGTCAGGGCATCCATATCGAGGATGTGGCTCCACGTCTGCCAGACAGGGTGATCGACTGGTATCTCAGACCGAGGATAATGCGCATGGAGTGGGCGCTAGAGGCCTTCATGAAAAAAGATCCCGGTTTAATAGTCGAGATCTTAATGAGGGATCCCAGAACTACCTCTTACGAGCAGGCGAGAGGCGTGGTCGAGGAGATCTTCGGAGCCTGGTGAAACGATGGAAACGATCGGTTTGGAGGAAAAAACTCGCTGTCCATGGGCTTATGGAGGCCCTCTATATATCGACTATCACGATAACGAGTGGGGCGTTCCGGTTCACGACGATATAAAACTCTTCGAGTTTATGATTCTCGAGAGCGCGCAGGCTGGCCTGAGCTGGATAACGATTCTCAGAAAGCGCGAGAACTATCGCCGGGCCTTCGCCGATTTCGACCCGGAGGCTGTATCAAGGTACGGAGAAAGAGATATCGAAAGGCTTATGAATGACCCTGGAATAGTCAGAAACCGCCGCAAGATAACGGCCGCCATAAACAACTCGGCGGCCTTTTTGAAGGTCCGGGAAGAGTTTGGAAGCTTCGATAGCTACATCTGGAGCTTCACGGGTGGAAAGCCAGTGACAAATTACTGGACGGGGCAGAACGAGGTCCCGGCGGTCACGGAAAAGGCCGTGGAGATCTCTAAAGACCTCAAGAAGCGGGGCTTTTCCTTCCTGGGTCCGACAATAGTTTACGCTCACATGCAGGCCACCGGGCTGGTCAACGACCACCTCGTATCCTGCTTCAGGCACGCGGAGATATCTAAAATGCTTTGAAGAAGACCGTTGCGGATTGGAAGAATGGTATAATCTGAAAAAAGGTTGTGAGGCGATAGTATGGAATGGTTGCACATAGAGCCGATACTTGATCTTATAGAACTCGTCGATACGCCCTCCTCTCTCGAGAAGAGGTTGAGTTTCATCATGAACTCACCCCTGAGGCATATGTTCGGCCAGTTTCAGGTGCCGGAAGAAGAGGCCAAAAGATGCCTGGCCGCGGCCCTTTCGGGAGAGGAAGATCACAGCGGACTTTCGAAGGACTGCACTGAGCTTATAGCATATATAGAAAACATAAGAAAGCGTGAAGAGGAACTCAGACTCTTCTTCGGCCTGATGGGCAAGCGCGAGGCCTCTATAAGAGAAGAAGCCATAAAAATGGCCCGGGAATATCTGCCGCCTTCGGCCTCCTTCGAGAAGCTGAACGTTTACTTCGTGCCGATGCCCTACAACGCCAACGCCGATAATCTTGGCGTCTATTTCGACCCGATCTTCGCCATGGACATCGGGCTGGACGCCATCACCGGAGTTATGGCCCACGAAGCGCACCATATAGGCAGAAACTCCGTCACTTCGGAGCGTCTGGAATTTGGCGATAAACCTCTCGAAATGCTTGCTTACAGGTTCATGTGTCTCGAGACGGAGGGGATCGCCAATCTCGTCAACGACGCTTCGAAAATCCCCTCCTTGAAAAGGATAGCCCTGACCAGAGCCAAAATCATGGCCGAGTTCGAGAAACATCTCGAGCTCCTCCAGGAGGTCTTTTTGAACCTCGCCGGGGGAGTCATCACCGAAAGGGAGGCCCGCGCTCTCATGTCCCGGAGCTGGTTCACAACGGGCAGCCTTGCGCCCATCGGCATGAAAATGGCAATCGAGATAGAGAACGAGTTTGGAAAGGAAAACCTCGTGAAAACCGTCGGCGACACCGTGGCCTTCTTGAAAGCTTACCAGAAAGTGGCTCTGAAGAAGAACTACTACCTTCTCGAAGACGAAACTTTCGACAACCTGGAAAAGCTTCTCAAGGCCCGTCCATAATTATCTATCGCCGGAGGTGAATCCGATGCTTTTGCTCATTAAAAATATAAGCGTTTACTCACCCGGGCCGATCGGGAAAATGGATATGCTCGTCGGAGGCGAAGAGATACTGAAGATCTTCGAAAACATACCCTCGAGCGATATACTTTCAATGGGAGGAAGACTCGTCGATGGGACCGGCATGATAGCCGTACCGGGCTTTGTCGATGGTCACACACATCTCATAGGGGGCGGTGGCGAGGGCGGCTTCTCCACCAGAACTTCCGAAGGTTTTGCCGGGCAGTTCATAGATGTCGGAACGACCACGGTGGTCGGTATGCTCGGCACCGACGGCATCACCAGGGACCACGCCTCGTTACTGGCCAAAGTGCGCGACTTCAACAACGAAGGAATCAACGCCTTCATGCTCACGGGCTCTTACAGGTACCCGCTCAAAACTCTCACCGGCGACTTGATGAAGGATATAGTTCTGGTGCCCGAGATAATCGGTGTGGGAGAGGTGGCCGTTTCCGATCACAGAAGCAGCAATATGACCGCTGCAGAGCTCCAGCGAATGGCCATGGACGCCAGGGTCGCCGGGATGCTTTCGGGCAAATCCGGGGTGACGGTTCTCCACATGGGCGACGCCCGGGCCGGGTTGAAGCCGCTAATGGAGGCCACCGACGACGGGACACTTAATCCGAAGCAAATCATCCCGACCCACATAGACCGCACCGAAAGATTACTGGCCGAAGGTCTGAACTGGGTGAAGGAGCGTGACGGCTACATAGACTTCACCGCCGACGAAAACCGGACTGCCCATACCCTGGCCGATCTACAATCTCGCGGCTACAACTTTGAAAGGTTCTGTGTCTCCTCGGACGGGCTCGGCTCAATGCCCCTCTTTGATGAGCAGAAGAATCTGATCGGTATAAGATCCGGTCCAGTCGATACGCTCAGAAAAACCTTTGTGAGTCTCGTGAAAGAGCACGGACTCGAAATTCACCGCGCCCTAATGCCCTTCACATCTAACCCCTCGCGTTTCTACAAACTCGACTCGTCCGGTCTGGGATTCATAAAGGAAGGCAAAAAGGCCAATTTCCTTATCCTGAACGACGAACTTGAAATAAAGGGTGTCTTCTCGAAGGGAAGATTCCTGAAAGAGGGAGGTTCATTATATGACCGGAACGGCTGTGTATTATAGTTTCACCGGATCAACGGAAGTTATCGCAAAGAGCTTTTCCGAAAAATCGGGCTTCAAACTCTTCAAACTGGAAGACAGAGAAAAAAGAAAATTCGCTCCCGCTTTCGCATCGATACTCGGCCTGGGGACGGCTCTCAAAGAGCCACTGCCGGACATAAAAAACGTCGATTTCCTGGTCCTGCTGACGCCCATCTACGCCTGGCATCCCTCGGCCCAGATGAACACGTTCATAAAAAAAGCCGGCATCGGCGGCAAAAAACTCTTTCTTGTAGGTGTTGGAGCCGGCGAAACCAACGAAAAGGCCATGGCGCGCTTCTCCAGTAAGGTGAAAAAGCTGGGCGGACAGGTGGTCGGAACCAAGACCTTCAAGGGCGTACAGCTTGGAAAGAACTACAAAGAAGTGGAAGCGGAGCTGCTGAAATCGGGCGAAGAACTGGCAAAAACAACCGACAGCCTCACCTGACGCGCCAGCGGGCAACAACGCGAAAACCACCGGAGTGAGAAGCTCAAGAATGTCCGGCGAATAACTCCGGCGGATCAAAGACTAAACCGGGTCGTATTTCTTTTCTGTACGTATGTCGTATAGCGCAGATTATCAGTGTAGATAACCTCCAGACCGGTCTTTTCTCCAATGACCCTCATCGTTTGGGGAGTATAGAAAGAGATATGACTCATATCCCTCATATAGTACCAGTTCAGGAACTCCTCCTCGCTTTCGGGGTGGAAGAGAGTCATTATCGATAGAACACTTCCTTCCCCCATGCACTTTTTGAAGATTTCGAAATGCTCGAGTGGATTCTGGAGGTGTTCGATCACTTCCGTCGAGGTTATCATGGCGTAGGTCTTCCCCTCGTAAATCCTGTCAGGCGAGAAGAAGAGATCGTAAATATCCATCGAAAAGCCGTAGTCCCTCTCCAGAATCGTGGCCAGCACGGGAGAAGGGCCGCTGCCGTAATCAAGACCTCTCTTTCCCCTGCAGAAAGGAATCACCGCTTCCTCTATGAATCTCTTGAAATAAGCCACATAACGCGGATCGTCTATACTGTTGTTGTGCCTGCTGTATATCTCAAGCTCTTTTTCCCGTGTAATCAACGAATTCTCATCCTTCGAGATGAATCCGCACTCGTGACAGTAGTAGTATTTCAACCGGAACTTCCTGTGGAGCATCTCTGCAGTGGGCGAGCCGCAGATCTTGCAAAAATCGTTCATCTCCTCCTCCTGTGTTCATAAAACAGTGGTCAGAGGTCCATGGTCAGAGGTATGACAGAGCGATAAGATCCGAGCTTTTAATCTGACCTGTCGTCTCCAGTCTCTTTATAAGTGTACACCCTCCTCCCTGTGAGAACTGTTGCTCGTGTGGGTTGTGCGTTGTGGATCATAATGCTCCCGTACTGTCATCCCGTAATGCTCTTATACGGGATCTCGTTCTTCCCGCTCTTTCGAAGGACGGAGATGCCGGATCGGAGTCCGGCATGATGTGAGGGAGCTGTCATCCCGTAGTGCTCCTATACGGGATCTCGTTCTTCTCGTTCGTCTCTAAGCAGAGGTAAGAGGAATGAGGTCAGAGGTAAGAAGATCAAAATCCCGCTCTTCTCGCCTCGCGAAGACCGGGATCCTGACTAGGAGCATGTCAGGATGACCCGAAGGGGCCATCATCCCGTTAACCGCCCCCATCCTGTCATCCCATGTTCTCCTATACGGGATCTCGCTCTTTATATATGGGACCCCGCTCTTCCGCTCTTCCCGTTCTCTCCTCTCTCTTCTCTTCTCGAATCTTTAACCGAGAACCTTGACGCGCAGCGTCGGAACCGCTCTTCTCATGCTGTTTTGCTCTTCTCGGAGGACGGTGAACGGAGAACGGCTTCTATGCTCTTCCACCCTTCGCTCCTTCTAAGGACGGTTCTTCCTGCTCTACTGCGGAAATCAATTTCACACTTTTCGAGCTTCACTGGAAACCACTTTCCCTTTGTTCGATTAATGCAATCGGTCGTACGATAGCAAACCAGAACAACTTCGCGAATCGCAATGCGCTGGAATTAAGAATACATCGGACATATTGTCTAATAAATGTATATTAAGATCTATATCGTAACATTAGATCGATTATAGAGTGCTATGTTACATACTGACACGATAATGCTATATATATGTCAGCTTAGATTAGGAGGCGTAATGATGAGTAGAAAAAAAGGGTTCTCTCTGGTTGAACTGTTGATCGTACTCGCCGTGATGGCAGCACTTATCGCAACAATCACACCCGTGGCGTTGAATGCCATCAAGAAATCCAAGGCAACACAGGTAGCACAGAACTTGAAGACACTTGCGAGTGCAATTGAAAATGCAGCTTATGTGAATGGAGTAAACGATAACCACGTTCTTAAAGCTGGTACAACAACACCAATAGTATTATCTGATCTTGGAAGGGATATTGATCCTGAAAAGTATGGTGTCTGGTATACTGGAACATCTAATAAACCAGGAGAATTCGAGGTTTTGATCTTCTATAAAGGTACAGATGTCGATGCAAAACTAGTCAATCAAACAATGCCTAATGCTACAGATACCAAACCTAATGAATTTGATAGTATTGCTGGAAACAACCAACTTGGGTCTAAATCATTACCTAATACCAAGGAAGGAATATTCTATACTCTGACATTTTCCGTCTATTGATGGCATAATCGATAAATTTTTATTGAATCACAAGGCCCTCAAATCGAGGGCCGTTTGGTGCTTCCAGTTTGTTGGCACACCCTTGCATATAACTGTTCAGATGGATAAACCAACAAACAGGAGGGATAGTATATTATGAAAAACAGAAAAAAGGGATTCTCGCTGGTTGAGCTTTTGATCGTTCTCGCGGTTATGGCCGCATTGATAGCGACAATCACACCGGTGGCGTTGAATGCAATCAAGAAATCCAAGGCGACACAGGTAGCACAGAATATTAAAACATTGGCAAGTGCTTTAGAGAATGCAGCTTACGTAAATGGAATAACATCCGATGGACTGATTGCAGGTCCTGGTGGAACCAGCGCTGTTACAATTGATCAGCTTGGTAGAGATATAGACGATACAAAGTATAGTGTAGCTTATGCTCAAACAGGTGGTAGTTTTACAGCAGTTATATATTATATAGGTGCAGATGCTGACATAAATGTAGTGGATGATATTCTTCCATTAGCAACTAATTCAGCAACTAAACCAGACGGAACATACTCGACTACTCTTGGAAGTGCTTCTTATACATCAACAGATAGTATATATTATCAGATAACTTTCACCGTCTATTGATAACCTCCAATAAACCAAAGCCCTCTTCGGAGGGCTTTTTTATGTTTTACCAGTTGCCGTATTCAATTCAATCCATCGAGAATATAAGAGCTTCGCTTGCCAATGAGATTTTATGCACGAAAGATAGAAGCTAATTTTTCGCCCTCTCGAAGCTCGCTTCATCTGATTCTCCCAAGTACCGCCTTTAAGATAATCCGGCAGATCTTTAGAATCACTTGACGGTGACTTTCGAGTCCTTTTTCCCATTCGAGCCCCTGGTGGTGCTGCGTAATTGCTCCTGCCATTTGCCGCATCTGTCGCCCCAGACTGCCACGACTTTGCCGTCGGCTTTTGCGTTTATCACTTCGCAATTGTTTGAGCAGCCGTTGCAGATGAAGCTCGAGGGTCTGAAGTCTGTGTTGAGGTAGTCGAAGCCCCTGAAGGTGCTTTCCCGCCCGGTTCTCTCGACCTCTTCTCTGGCAAGTATGGCCGCACCGATCGCGCCCATGACATCGTAGTTGGCCGGAACTATCACCTCGCATCCCATCGCCTCTTCGAAGGCTTTTTTGATCCCCTTGTTGGCCGCGACGCCTCCCTGGAAGACGAACGGGGGTTCGAGCTTCTTTCCCCTTCCGAGGTTGTTTATGTAGTTTCTAACCAGCGCCCTGCAGAGGCCCCAGATTATGTCTGGCTTCGAAAAGCCGTACTGTTGTTTGGCGATCATGTCGGATTCGGCGAAGACGGTGCACCTCCCGGCTATCCTGACCTCGTTCTCGGCCTTCAGCGCAAGGTCTCCGAAGTTCTCGATCGGTATGCCGAGCCTCTCGGCCTGATGGTCGAGGAAAGAGCCGGTACCGGCGGCGCAGACGGTGTTCATGGCGAAATCCACGACCATTCCGTCTTTTATGAGTATTATCTTGGAGTCCTGTCCGCCGATCTCGAAGATCGTTCTAACGTGCGGGATTTCTCTTGAGGCGGCCACGCCGTGCGCGGTGATCTCGTTTTTGACTATATCGGCCCCCAGCAGAACCCCTGCCAGCTGTCTGCCGCTGCCGGTTGTCCCCACACCCAGCACGAGGGGCTCTCCCAGCTCTTCTCTCAGCCTGGACATCGCGAACTTGACGACGTCCATCGGCTGGCCGTTGGTCCTTATGTAGTACTTGAAGAGTATGTTTTCGCTCCCGTCAAGGGCCACGACGTTCGTACTTACAGATCCTACATCCACTCCGACAAATATCTTCATATCTCCACCCACCCGTAGATACTACGCGGTTTTTGCGGCCATTTTCTTCCGCTTGCTGTTTTTGATCAGGTCAACGAAGGCCTCTATTCTCGTCATGCTGTTGGCCTTGCCGCTCTGCTCGTCTATCGCCAGGGTCAGGACCGGGATGCCGTAATCTTCCGAGATCCTCGGTATGATACTCTGGGAAACCAGTTCAGGCAGACACGCGAAAGGCATCAGGTGAACCACTCCATCGAAGCCCCGCTTGCTGTAATCCACGATGTGGCCGACGTTCTGCTTGGCGTGGCCACCGATTATTATCTTTATGTAATCCTCGCCCATCTTGAGGATTTCCTTCTCCCTGCCCTTGCCGAAAAAGTTGTGATCGACCCATTCGCCTATATACTGTGATCTTTCGGCCTCACAGCCGAGACTGCAGAGTGTGTTCTCTATATCCATATTTATGCTCGACTCTATGACGACGAAGATCTCGCCGACCACTCCTATACGTATTTTATCCCTTTCGTCAACTTCTTCAAGCTTTATGGAAGCGAGCAGCTCTTTCGCCTCTTCGTAGGCCGTCTCCGTCTCTTTCATGGTCCAGCATCTGTCGTAGGAACTCCTGATCTCCTCGAAGGCTTTGAGACACGAGCCATGCACCGTCTCGTAAGGAATCATGGTGTGTATCTTCTTGTCGAATTCGTCGAGATCTTTCAGCATCCGCAGTATGACCCTGCCGGTCGAGATGACCTTTCGTAGAGAGTTCTTGCCTTTCAGCCTGAAGAACTTCGATACGTCGCCGCGCAGGTCGCGCTTGATCGAGTCGAAGATTATCAGCTCGACATCGTAGCCCATATGCCTGAGCGTTCTCTCGTGGAGTTCGCCGTAGAAACCGGCCCTGCACGGCCCGTGCCCTCCGCTGGTTACTATTATTCCCGCCCCCTGCTCGCAGGCCTCTATGTAGTTGCCCATCAACATCTTGTAGGGGAAACAGGCGAACTCGGGACTGTTTTTCGTCCCCAGGTCTATCGTCTTCTGCGTCGGTCTGGGAGGGACTACAACTTCGTAGCCCAGCATCTCCAGGAGCTTTTTGTAAACAAGCACGTTTCCCAGGTAGGGAAAGGAGTACTTCATACCGCATCACCCACCGGAACGGTCTTTCTCTTTAGCATGTCCACGAAGGCCTCGACCCTCGTCTGGAGGTGGTTCTCGCCCGTGTGCTCGTCTATCCTCACCGTCATGAAGGGAATCCCCGAATCCTCCGACTCCAGCTCGAGGAGCTTGCCCAGGAAGGCGTCGGGGCCGCAGCCGAAGGCCGTGACGTGTATCACCCCGTCGACCGATCTCTCCCTGAACATCTTGTATGCTCCTCCAAGCAATTTATCGCTGAAGGTCCAGAAGAGACTTTTCTTCATCTTCTTTATATATCTCTTAAGCTCTCTATTGGAAAGCATCTCGAAAGTCAGCACGTTGATTCCGAGCTGTCTCAGCCTCTCGGTCACATTCATGCTGACGAACTCGTCGTAAACGTCGTAAACGTATCCCAGAAGACCTATCTTCGGCCCGTCTATCTTCACGGGTTCTTTTATCCTGTTGGGATTCTTGAGTCCCTCGAAGGCTTCGGCGATCGTCCTGCCGCCCAGGCCGAGCTTTCTGAACTTCCGCCAGACCTCTGCGCCCTTCCTGCAGGCCAGCTCGATTCGCTTATCCGAGACGGCCAGCTTTTCGGCTATGGAGTAATACATCTTCGGGGAGAATATATTCTCCGACCTGGATTGAACGTCCATGGTCAGAAGCTTTCCGGCTACCCCTGGAATGCTGTGCCTGGCCATGTCTGGCAGTCCCATGAACTTGGGGCAGAAATACTTGCCCTTTTCCACCGAGGCCATGCGGGGTATGAAGACATAATCGACCCCGCTTTTGAGTAACTGGAGAACGTGACCGTTGAATATCTTTATGGGGACGCAGATCTCCGGTACCGAGACCCCTATCCCCATATCGACGGTTTTCTTGTCTGTACTGTGCGAAACCACCACTTCCGCACCGAGTTCTTTGAAGAACTCCGTCCAGAATGGACCGTAATAGTAATAAAGCAAAGCGTTAGGAATACCTATTTTCATCTGCTTTCTGCCTCGCCCATCCCGTCCACGAACAATCCGACATCCCGAACTGGACAGTTTATCCGATCATACCAAATATAGCATTATACTCATCTTTTGTACCGCTTTTAGTGTTAAAGCTTTGACCTCTTTAATTT
This portion of the Mesotoga infera genome encodes:
- a CDS encoding acyl-CoA dehydratase activase-related protein; protein product: MKIGIPNALLYYYYGPFWTEFFKELGAEVVVSHSTDKKTVDMGIGVSVPEICVPIKIFNGHVLQLLKSGVDYVFIPRMASVEKGKYFCPKFMGLPDMARHSIPGVAGKLLTMDVQSRSENIFSPKMYYSIAEKLAVSDKRIELACRKGAEVWRKFRKLGLGGRTIAEAFEGLKNPNRIKEPVKIDGPKIGLLGYVYDVYDEFVSMNVTERLRQLGINVLTFEMLSNRELKRYIKKMKKSLFWTFSDKLLGGAYKMFRERSVDGVIHVTAFGCGPDAFLGKLLELESEDSGIPFMTVRIDEHTGENHLQTRVEAFVDMLKRKTVPVGDAV